From Quercus lobata isolate SW786 chromosome 1, ValleyOak3.0 Primary Assembly, whole genome shotgun sequence, one genomic window encodes:
- the LOC115975865 gene encoding G-type lectin S-receptor-like serine/threonine-protein kinase LECRK2, translating into MALQLSYLLSLLLLVLLLPYSTTAQTSSNQSLGSSLTAQEKGSYWASPFGDFAFGFQQIGNGGYLLAIWFNKILEKTIVWSANGDNLVPTGSKVKLTEGGQLVLSDPTGTGIWKSELGGLGVVHAAMLDTGNFVLANQDGGYLWQSFDHPTDTMLPTQTMSMGSKLVAHYSERNNSNGRFQFALQIDGNLVLQTLEYPTDWSNTAYWLSGTIGSGFRVVFSESGSIYLTARNGSLLTVISSNPSSTQDFYQRAIMEYDGVFTQYVYPKKSTNSTNAGRRRMAWSSVSYIPDNICHLLEDIGSGACGFNSYCILEDDGKPNCRCPPGYTFINPDDIRKGCKQNFLPQSCDEAPSETDQFDLSEMESINWPQSGSDYARYGGDNITEDWCRKACLDDCFCAAAVFEDRKCLKKKIPLSNGRLDPNNNAASKVLIKTRKDNSTFKPPGADLKKKNHSTVILIVSVLLSSSMFLNLLFMLAAFLLVFRLKYWKPKALKTCPFMSGVNLQSYTYEELTKATNGFKEELGRGAFAKVYKGVLEYEDRKLVAVKRLNNMEREGDMEFKAEVSAIGRTNHRNLVQLLGFCNEGEHRLLVYEFMSNGSLASFLFGGSRPYWYQRIQIALETARGLFYLHEECSTQIIHCDIKPQNILLDDSFSARISDFGLAKLLKTDQTRTTTGIRGTKGYVAPEWFRNMPITIKVDVYSFGILLLELICCRKSFESEAENEDQMILADWAYDCYKDKKLDLLVENDEEATNDMKRVERYVMIAIWCIQEDPSLRPTMKKVVQMMEGSIEVSVPPGSSSFISSM; encoded by the coding sequence ATGGCTTTACAACTATCATATCTTCTCTCCTTGTTGCTTCTTGTTCTATTGCTGCCATATTCCACCACTGCCCAAACTTCCAGCAACCAATCTCTAGGCTCATCCCTTACTGCACAAGAAAAAGGCTCTTACTGGGCATCACCTTTTGGTGACTTTGCTTTTGGTTTCCAACAAATTGGAAATGGAGGCTATCTACTAGCCATATGGTTCAACAAAATACTTGAAAAAACCATTGTCTGGTCAGCCAATGGAGATAATCTGGTGCCAACAGGATCCAAAGTTAAACTTACCGAAGGTGGCCAATTGGTACTCAGTGACCCAACAGGCACAGGAATATGGAAATCTGAGTTAGGTGGTTTAGGAGTTGTCCATGCAGCCATGCTTGACACCGGAAACTTTGTGCTGGCAAACCAGGATGGTGGCTATTTGTGGCAGAGTTTTGATCATCCGACAGATACAATGTTACCTACACAAACAATGAGTATGGGAAGCAAGCTTGTAGCTCATTACTCAGAAAGGAATAACTCTAATGGAAGGTTCCAGTTTGCACTACAAATAGATGGAAATCTTGTGCTTCAAACATTAGAATACCCTACAGATTGGTCTAACACTGCTTATTGGTTAAGTGGAACTATAGGTAGTGGCTTTCGGGTGGTCTTCAGTGAGTCTGGTTCTATATATCTCACAGCTAGAAACGGAAGCTTACTTACGGTGATATCATCTAATCCTAGTTCTACGCAGGACTTCTATCAAAGAGCAATTATGGAGTATGATGGAGTTTTTACACAATATGTCTACCCAAAAAAGAGCACTAACAGTACAAATGCTGGAAGGCGGCGTATGGCCTGGTCCTCTGTGTCCTATATACCTGATAATATATGCCATCTTCTGGAAGACATAGGCAGTGGAGCTTGTGGGTTCAACAGCTATTGCATCCTAGAAGATGATGGAAAACCAAATTGCAGATGCCCACCTGGATACACCTTCATTAATCCAGATGATATTAGGAAAGGTTGCAAACAGAACTTTCTTCCACAGAGTTGTGATGAAGCACCTTCAGAAACAGATCAGTTTGATTTAAGTGAAATGGAAAGTATAAATTGGCCCCAATCCGGATCCGATTATGCAAGATATGGAGGAGACAACATAACTGAAGATTGGTGTAGAAAAGCTTGCCTGGACGATTGTTTCTGTGCAGCAGCCGTTTTTGAAGATAGAAAGtgcttgaaaaagaaaattcctctCTCAAATGGGAGACTGGACCCCAACAACAATGCTGCAAGCAAAGTTCTAATCAAAACAAGGAAAGATAATTCTACTTTTAAGCCTCCAGGTGcagatttgaagaagaaaaatcattcAACTGTGATACTTATTGTGTCGGTGCTCCTTAGCAGCTCAATGTTTCTGAACTTACTCTTCATGTTGGCTGCCTTTCTGCTTGTTTTTCGTCTCAAATATTGGAAACCAAAGGCCCTCAAAACATGCCCATTCATGTCAGGTGTGAATTTGCAAAGTTACACTTATGAGGAACTAACAAAAGCCACAAATGGGTTCAAGGAAGAGCTAGGGAGGGGTGCCTTTGCAAAAGTTTATAAAGGGGTTCTAGAATATGAGGACAGAAAACTAGTTGCGGTTAAAAGGTTGAATAATATGGAGAGAGAAGGCGATATGGAGTTCAAAGCTGAAGTGAGTGCTATTGGAAGAACAAACCACAGAAATTTGGTCCAACTACTAGGATTCTGCAATGAGGGGGAGCATCGGCTTCTAGTATATGAATTCATGAGTAATGGTTCTCTAGCAAGCTTTCTATTTGGGGGTTCGCGGCCATATTGGTACCAAAGAATTCAAATTGCATTAGAAACGGCAAGAGGGCTCTTTTACTTGCATGAAGAATGCAGCACCCAAATCATACATTGTGATATCAAGCCACAGAACATCCTCCTGGATGACTCTTTTTCAGCTAGAATTTCTGACTTTGGATTAGCTAAGCTTTTGAAAACAGATCAGACTCGTACTACTACTGGAATCAGGGGAACTAAAGGGTATGTTGCACCCGAATGGTTTAGAAACATGCCTATTACAATCAAGGTGGATGTTTACAGCTTTGGCATTTTGTTGCTAGAGCTCATCTGCTGTAGGAAAAGTTTTGAATCAGAGGCAGAGAATGAGGATCAGATGATACTAGCTGACTGGGCATATGATTGCTATAAAGACAAGAAACTTGATCTGTTAGTGGAGAATGATGAGGAGGCAACAAATGACATGAAGAGAGTGGAGAGATATGTGATGATTGCAATATGGTGCATTCAGGAGGATCCATCACTAAGGCCAACAATGAAGAAAGTGGTACAAATGATGGAAGGATCAATTGAGGTCTCAGTTCCTCCAGGTTCATCCTCATTTATTAGTTCAATGTAA